In Neofelis nebulosa isolate mNeoNeb1 chromosome 7, mNeoNeb1.pri, whole genome shotgun sequence, the following proteins share a genomic window:
- the MOK gene encoding MAPK/MAK/MRK overlapping kinase isoform X6, producing the protein MDLWSAGCVFYEIASLQPLFPGANELDQISKIHDVIGTPAEKTLTKFKQSRAMSFDFPFKKGSGIPLLTANLSPKCLSLLHAMVAYDPDERITAHQALQHPYFQDQRAVEKQALASHRKSVFSECPVAPELLLNGWQISKEGRKQKPSLKPEEDPPTRQGPACLMQLPKLKLSGVTELASYPSPALHSVFGPGANGKVPVPRPPKFVGTNQKADPQKDAKPNMKQCRLPSIGRRGGRY; encoded by the exons ATGGATCTGTGGAGTGCAGGCTGTGTGTTCTACGAGATCGCCAG ccttcaGCCCCTCTTCCCCGGAGCCAACGAGCTGGACCAGATCTCAAAAATCCACGACGTCATCGGCACACCTGCGGAGAAGACTCTCACCAAGTTCAAACA GTCGAGAGCTATgagttttgattttccttttaaaaagggaTCAGGAATACCTCTACTGACAGCCAATTTGTCCCCGAAATGCCTCTCCCTCCTGCACGCAATGGTGGCCTACGACCCCGACGAGAGAATCACTGCCCATCAGGCCCTGCAGCACCCCTACTTCCAGGACCAGAG gGCAGTGGAGAAGCAGGCTCTGGCCAGCCACAGGAAGTCCGTCTTCTCAGAGTGCCCCGTGGCTCCGGAACTACTCCTTAACGGCTGGCAGATTTCAAAGGAGGGCAGGAAACAG AAACCGTCCCTAAAGCCAGAGGAGGACCCTCCCACGAGACAGGGACCCGCCTGCCTGATGCAACTGCCCAAACTGAAGCTTTCGGGGGTGACCGAACTGGCCTCGTACCCCAGCCCCGCGCTGCACTCCGTGTTCGGACCCGGAGCGAACGGCAAAGTCCCGGTGCCGAGGCCCCCGAAGTTTGTCGGCACAAACCAGAAG GCAGACCCGCAGAAGGACGCGAAGCCTAACATGAAACAGTGTCGTCTGCCCTCGATAGGGAGGAGAGGCGGCCGCTACTGA
- the MOK gene encoding MAPK/MAK/MRK overlapping kinase isoform X5 yields the protein MYQLCKSLDHMHRNGIFHRDVKPENILIKQDVLKLGDFGSCRSVYSKQPYTEYISTRWYRAPECLLTDGFYTYKMDLWSAGCVFYEIASLQPLFPGANELDQISKIHDVIGTPAEKTLTKFKQSRAMSFDFPFKKGSGIPLLTANLSPKCLSLLHAMVAYDPDERITAHQALQHPYFQDQRAVEKQALASHRKSVFSECPVAPELLLNGWQISKEGRKQKPSLKPEEDPPTRQGPACLMQLPKLKLSGVTELASYPSPALHSVFGPGANGKVPVPRPPKFVGTNQKADPQKDAKPNMKQCRLPSIGRRGGRY from the exons CAGGACGTCCTGAAACTAGGGGACTTTGGGTCCTGCCGGAGCGTCTACTCCAAGCAGCCGTATACCGAGTACATCTCCACGCGCTGGTACCGCGCCCCGGAGTGCCTCCTCACCGACGGCTTCTACACCTACAAGATGGATCTGTGGAGTGCAGGCTGTGTGTTCTACGAGATCGCCAG ccttcaGCCCCTCTTCCCCGGAGCCAACGAGCTGGACCAGATCTCAAAAATCCACGACGTCATCGGCACACCTGCGGAGAAGACTCTCACCAAGTTCAAACA GTCGAGAGCTATgagttttgattttccttttaaaaagggaTCAGGAATACCTCTACTGACAGCCAATTTGTCCCCGAAATGCCTCTCCCTCCTGCACGCAATGGTGGCCTACGACCCCGACGAGAGAATCACTGCCCATCAGGCCCTGCAGCACCCCTACTTCCAGGACCAGAG gGCAGTGGAGAAGCAGGCTCTGGCCAGCCACAGGAAGTCCGTCTTCTCAGAGTGCCCCGTGGCTCCGGAACTACTCCTTAACGGCTGGCAGATTTCAAAGGAGGGCAGGAAACAG AAACCGTCCCTAAAGCCAGAGGAGGACCCTCCCACGAGACAGGGACCCGCCTGCCTGATGCAACTGCCCAAACTGAAGCTTTCGGGGGTGACCGAACTGGCCTCGTACCCCAGCCCCGCGCTGCACTCCGTGTTCGGACCCGGAGCGAACGGCAAAGTCCCGGTGCCGAGGCCCCCGAAGTTTGTCGGCACAAACCAGAAG GCAGACCCGCAGAAGGACGCGAAGCCTAACATGAAACAGTGTCGTCTGCCCTCGATAGGGAGGAGAGGCGGCCGCTACTGA